In Cupriavidus taiwanensis, the following proteins share a genomic window:
- a CDS encoding sensor histidine kinase, giving the protein MTQPAPSAWQRLNAWRGLAQLWGQPEPPDFHWRLLRYFCWTRVAVGLLLVGFALMRRGEPAVGAGTAASPFTAAIPALPFGLEAMGGIEHAAAMAVAVPYLGIALAMLAGTLWRRHFHLRVRVQVLADLALLALVFSVLGRGGQAEGLAMIFLLPALEAGALTSLLFALFAAAISALVVMSGPFMHTILLRQADAGLLGSGLFGLVFMIAALLMYMLANRQLAQERLALAREQELRLQQLVNRLMVNDMQDGVMLVRANGAVVAANPAAVVLLGVQPHERIYSRKLGGAPAGGAGPGGGDTVLFDLRRIPRLQPLMEMLRDWLRSKDDVPRILQLLPMASGAALADGTMQHTRLRLRFVLPGLAGLRSTMAHGRTVPAALDTAAWNELSPEAAARLRLAIAQNEAMAWSQEDEALLRSEMRDTVLVHIESWERIAEQVQQEKLAAMGRLVASIAHQIRNPLAAISQASELLGDSGRHHPVAQDLAAQEPGAADVDIDARLLRIIHDNVRRLDQVVSDVLQMSRRPRTGRSTVHLAQALPEIVERWRAEMRQRRPRAGETRPAGRADINANAIRLTVDVAQPVVFDASQLQQVLGNLLDNAWRYCSRLPGSIRLLAHALDQHHAELIVWNDGAEVAREHQRSLFEPFFTSNAQGTGLGLFMARELCGANDAQVRYGTISLPALIERTGMLASSARDTLPGKAFVLTLRIESAEAAAAAAV; this is encoded by the coding sequence ATGACCCAGCCGGCGCCGTCGGCCTGGCAGCGGCTGAACGCCTGGCGCGGCCTGGCGCAGCTGTGGGGCCAGCCCGAACCGCCTGACTTCCACTGGCGCCTGCTGCGCTATTTCTGCTGGACCCGCGTTGCCGTAGGCCTGCTGCTGGTCGGCTTCGCGCTGATGCGGCGCGGCGAGCCGGCCGTGGGCGCCGGCACGGCCGCTTCCCCCTTCACTGCCGCCATCCCCGCCTTGCCTTTCGGCCTGGAGGCCATGGGCGGGATCGAGCATGCGGCGGCCATGGCCGTCGCCGTCCCTTACCTTGGCATTGCCCTGGCGATGCTGGCGGGCACCCTGTGGCGCCGGCATTTCCACCTGCGCGTGCGGGTGCAGGTGCTGGCCGACCTGGCGCTGCTGGCGCTGGTCTTCAGCGTGCTGGGCCGGGGCGGGCAGGCCGAGGGCCTGGCCATGATTTTCCTGCTGCCGGCGCTGGAAGCCGGCGCGCTGACCAGCCTGCTGTTCGCGCTGTTTGCCGCGGCGATTTCCGCGCTGGTGGTGATGAGCGGGCCGTTCATGCACACCATCCTGCTGCGCCAGGCCGATGCCGGGCTGCTGGGCTCGGGCCTGTTCGGCCTGGTGTTCATGATCGCCGCGCTGCTGATGTACATGCTGGCCAACCGGCAGCTGGCACAGGAGCGCCTGGCGCTGGCGCGCGAGCAGGAGCTGCGCCTGCAGCAGCTGGTCAACCGGCTGATGGTCAACGACATGCAGGACGGCGTGATGCTGGTGCGTGCCAACGGCGCGGTGGTGGCCGCCAATCCCGCCGCGGTGGTGCTGCTGGGCGTGCAGCCGCACGAGCGCATCTACTCGCGCAAGCTGGGTGGCGCGCCCGCTGGCGGAGCCGGGCCGGGCGGCGGCGATACCGTGCTGTTCGACCTGCGCCGCATCCCGCGCCTGCAGCCGCTGATGGAAATGCTGCGCGACTGGCTGCGCAGCAAGGACGACGTGCCGCGCATCCTGCAGTTGCTGCCGATGGCCTCCGGCGCCGCGCTGGCCGACGGCACCATGCAGCATACCCGGCTGCGGCTGCGCTTCGTGCTGCCGGGCCTGGCCGGGCTGCGTTCGACCATGGCGCATGGCCGCACCGTGCCGGCCGCGCTCGATACCGCCGCGTGGAACGAGCTGTCGCCCGAAGCCGCCGCGCGCCTGCGCCTGGCCATCGCCCAGAACGAGGCGATGGCGTGGTCGCAGGAGGATGAGGCGCTGCTGCGCAGCGAGATGCGCGACACCGTGCTGGTCCATATCGAAAGCTGGGAACGCATCGCCGAGCAGGTGCAGCAGGAAAAGCTGGCCGCCATGGGCCGGCTGGTGGCCAGCATCGCGCACCAGATCCGCAACCCGCTGGCGGCGATCAGCCAGGCCAGCGAACTGCTGGGCGATTCCGGCCGGCACCATCCGGTCGCGCAGGACCTGGCCGCGCAGGAGCCGGGCGCCGCCGATGTCGATATCGACGCCCGCCTGCTGCGCATCATCCACGACAACGTGCGCCGGCTGGACCAGGTGGTGTCCGACGTGCTGCAGATGTCGCGCCGCCCGCGCACTGGCCGCAGCACCGTGCACCTGGCGCAGGCGCTGCCGGAGATCGTCGAGCGCTGGCGCGCCGAAATGCGCCAGCGCCGCCCGCGCGCCGGCGAGACCCGCCCGGCGGGCCGCGCCGACATCAACGCCAATGCCATCCGCCTGACCGTCGACGTGGCCCAGCCGGTGGTGTTCGATGCCTCGCAGCTGCAGCAGGTGCTGGGCAACCTGCTCGACAACGCCTGGCGCTACTGCAGCCGTCTGCCCGGCTCGATCCGGCTGCTGGCGCACGCGCTGGACCAGCACCATGCCGAGCTGATCGTCTGGAACGACGGCGCCGAGGTGGCGCGCGAACACCAGCGCAGCCTGTTCGAGCCGTTCTTCACCAGCAACGCCCAGGGCACCGGGCTGGGCCTGTTCATGGCGCGCGAGCTGTGCGGCGCCAATGACGCGCAGGTGCGCTACGGCACCATCTCGCTGCCGGCGCTGATCGAGCGCACCGG
- a CDS encoding PP0621 family protein — protein sequence MARILILLAVVLGVFWWLRARAEARLAEHRARQAREASEHAAAGTPDAAAERMVQCAQCGVHLPQGDAIAWRGLHYCRRSHLPDESRTEGGDGSSGPRP from the coding sequence ATGGCACGTATCCTGATCCTGCTGGCCGTGGTGCTGGGCGTCTTCTGGTGGCTGCGCGCCCGCGCCGAGGCCCGGCTGGCCGAGCATCGCGCCCGCCAGGCGCGCGAGGCCAGCGAACACGCCGCCGCCGGCACGCCCGACGCCGCCGCCGAGCGCATGGTCCAGTGCGCCCAGTGCGGCGTGCACCTGCCGCAGGGCGACGCCATTGCCTGGCGCGGCCTGCACTACTGCCGGCGCAGCCACCTGCCCGATGAAAGCCGCACCGAAGGTGGCGACGGCAGCAGCGGCCCGCGCCCATGA
- a CDS encoding cytochrome C assembly family protein, which translates to MVIVLYALTALLYCGLAWHGWATRHPRVAAAAGSTGPAGNSAAAVLVAGGGPIPPAGGAHGEGRPAWWHVLMLAALASHGMLLHETIFPAERMMFGFAFALSAMLWLGVGIYWIESFFFSLAGLGLIVIPVALVASLMPLAFPGSQILGYAARPLFKLHFIIANVAYGLFTLAAFHAFLMLLAERRLHGFRHAPARPSAPQPGQWLGRWLDLLPPLLTLEKLLFRLIGAGFVLLTLTIGSGLLFSEELFGRAFRLDHKTVFALISWAMFGGILAGRIFRGWRGKVALRWVIASFGILLLAYVGSRFVIEVVLHRL; encoded by the coding sequence ATGGTCATTGTACTGTATGCCCTGACGGCACTTCTCTATTGCGGCCTGGCCTGGCACGGCTGGGCCACGCGCCATCCGCGCGTGGCCGCTGCTGCCGGCTCCACCGGCCCGGCGGGCAACTCGGCCGCGGCCGTGCTGGTGGCGGGCGGCGGCCCCATCCCCCCGGCCGGCGGCGCCCACGGCGAGGGACGCCCGGCGTGGTGGCACGTGCTGATGCTGGCCGCGCTGGCCAGCCACGGCATGCTGCTGCATGAAACCATCTTCCCGGCCGAGCGCATGATGTTCGGCTTCGCCTTCGCGCTGTCGGCCATGCTGTGGCTGGGCGTGGGCATCTACTGGATCGAGAGCTTCTTCTTTTCGCTGGCGGGGCTGGGACTGATCGTGATCCCGGTGGCGCTGGTGGCCAGCCTGATGCCGCTGGCCTTTCCCGGCTCGCAGATCCTGGGCTACGCGGCGCGGCCGCTGTTCAAGCTGCATTTCATCATCGCCAACGTGGCCTACGGGCTGTTCACGCTGGCCGCCTTCCATGCCTTCCTGATGCTGCTGGCCGAGCGGCGCCTGCACGGCTTCCGCCACGCGCCGGCGCGGCCGTCGGCGCCGCAGCCCGGCCAGTGGCTGGGGCGCTGGCTGGACCTGCTGCCGCCGCTGCTGACGCTGGAGAAGCTGCTGTTCCGGCTGATCGGCGCCGGCTTCGTGCTGCTGACGCTGACCATCGGCTCGGGCCTGCTGTTTTCCGAAGAACTGTTCGGGCGCGCCTTCCGGCTGGACCACAAGACGGTGTTCGCGCTGATCTCGTGGGCCATGTTCGGCGGCATCCTGGCCGGGCGCATCTTCCGCGGCTGGCGCGGCAAGGTGGCGCTGCGCTGGGTCATCGCGTCGTTCGGCATCCTGCTGCTGGCCTATGTCGGCAGCCGTTTCGTGATTGAAGTCGTCCTGCACCGGCTCTGA
- the ffh gene encoding signal recognition particle protein, producing MLDNLTQRLARVVKTMRGEARLTEANTAEMLREVRLAMLEADVALPVVREFVARVKEKAMGEEVVSSLTPGQALVGVVQRELTAVIGGAEAAGGNNKESELNLAVQPPAIILMAGLQGAGKTTTAGKLAKWLKENKKKKVLTVSCDVYRPAAIAQLKTVSEQVGAEFFPSQPDQKPVDIARAAVDWARKHYHDVLIVDTAGRLGIDEAMMQEIAALHAELKPAETLFVVDAMLGQDAVNTAKAFNDTLPLTGVVLTKLDGDARGGAALSVRHITGRPIKFVGVGEKLDGLEPFFPDRMAQRILGMGDILALVEEAQRGVDMEAAEKLAKKIKKTGDFDLEDFKAQIGQMKKMGGLGSLVDKLPAQFAQQAQGANMDQAEKQVARMEGIINSMTPAERAKPDLIKASRKRRIAAGAGVPVQEVNRLLNQFDQMQSMMKKLKGGGMMKMMRQMGAMKGGMKGLFNR from the coding sequence ATGCTGGACAATCTCACTCAACGCCTGGCGCGCGTGGTCAAGACCATGCGCGGCGAGGCGCGCCTGACCGAGGCCAATACCGCCGAGATGCTGCGCGAAGTGCGCCTTGCCATGCTCGAAGCCGACGTGGCGCTGCCGGTCGTGCGCGAATTCGTCGCCCGCGTGAAGGAAAAGGCCATGGGCGAAGAGGTGGTCAGCAGCCTGACCCCGGGCCAGGCCCTGGTCGGCGTGGTCCAGCGCGAGCTGACCGCGGTGATCGGCGGCGCCGAGGCCGCCGGCGGCAACAATAAAGAGTCCGAGCTGAACCTGGCGGTGCAGCCGCCCGCCATCATCCTGATGGCCGGCCTCCAGGGCGCGGGCAAGACCACCACCGCCGGCAAGCTGGCCAAGTGGCTCAAGGAAAACAAAAAGAAGAAGGTGCTGACGGTCTCGTGCGACGTCTACCGCCCCGCCGCCATCGCCCAGCTCAAGACCGTGTCCGAGCAGGTCGGCGCCGAGTTCTTCCCGTCGCAGCCCGACCAGAAGCCGGTCGACATCGCCCGCGCGGCGGTGGACTGGGCGCGCAAGCATTACCACGACGTGCTGATCGTCGACACGGCCGGCCGGCTGGGTATCGACGAGGCGATGATGCAGGAAATCGCCGCGCTGCACGCCGAACTGAAGCCGGCCGAAACCCTGTTCGTGGTCGATGCCATGCTCGGCCAGGACGCGGTCAACACCGCCAAGGCCTTCAATGACACCCTGCCGCTGACCGGCGTGGTGCTGACCAAGCTGGACGGCGATGCGCGCGGCGGCGCGGCACTGTCGGTGCGCCATATCACCGGCCGCCCGATCAAGTTCGTCGGCGTCGGCGAAAAGCTCGATGGCCTGGAGCCCTTCTTCCCGGACCGCATGGCCCAGCGCATCCTGGGCATGGGCGACATCCTCGCGCTGGTCGAGGAAGCCCAGCGCGGCGTGGACATGGAAGCGGCCGAGAAACTGGCCAAGAAGATCAAGAAGACCGGCGATTTCGACCTGGAAGACTTCAAGGCCCAGATCGGCCAGATGAAGAAGATGGGCGGCCTGGGCAGCCTGGTCGACAAGCTGCCGGCGCAGTTCGCGCAGCAGGCGCAGGGGGCCAACATGGACCAGGCCGAGAAGCAGGTGGCGCGCATGGAAGGCATCATCAACAGCATGACGCCGGCCGAGCGCGCCAAGCCGGACCTGATCAAGGCCAGCCGCAAGCGCCGCATTGCCGCGGGCGCCGGCGTGCCGGTGCAGGAGGTCAACCGCCTGCTCAACCAGTTCGACCAGATGCAGTCCATGATGAAGAAGCTCAAGGGCGGCGGCATGATGAAGATGATGCGCCAGATGGGCGCGATGAAGGGCGGCATGAAGGGCCTCTTCAACCGCTGA
- a CDS encoding hypoxanthine-guanine phosphoribosyltransferase has translation MMSAEQARELWANSEEIVSAEEVQASLDRMAADITARMGNDFPLVLSVMGGAVVFTGMLLPKLAFPLEFDYIHLSRYNNKTVGGEMQWRVAPRESVKDRVVLVLDDILDEGETMAAIRQRIMDMGAREFHAAVLCEKTLRKPKPMHPDFCGFAVPDRYVFGCGMDAKGYWRNLDSIRALV, from the coding sequence ATGATGAGCGCCGAACAGGCCCGCGAGCTGTGGGCCAATTCCGAAGAAATCGTCTCCGCCGAAGAAGTCCAGGCTTCGCTGGACCGCATGGCCGCGGACATCACCGCCAGGATGGGCAATGACTTCCCGCTGGTGCTGTCGGTAATGGGCGGCGCGGTGGTCTTCACCGGCATGCTGCTGCCAAAGCTGGCGTTCCCGCTGGAGTTCGACTACATCCACCTCTCGCGCTACAACAACAAGACCGTCGGCGGCGAGATGCAATGGCGCGTGGCCCCGCGCGAATCGGTCAAGGACCGCGTGGTGCTGGTGCTGGACGACATCCTCGATGAAGGCGAGACCATGGCCGCCATCCGCCAGCGCATCATGGACATGGGCGCCCGGGAATTCCACGCGGCGGTGCTGTGCGAGAAGACACTGCGCAAGCCCAAGCCCATGCACCCGGATTTCTGCGGCTTTGCCGTGCCGGACCGCTATGTGTTCGGTTGCGGGATGGATGCCAAGGGGTATTGGCGGAACCTGGATTCGATCCGGGCGCTGGTTTGA
- a CDS encoding LysE family translocator → MEVSQLAAGTGVFAAFAGFALVSSITPGPNNTMLLASGVNFGFLRTVPHLLGVSIGFALMVGLVGLGLGSLFHAFPWTWQVLRVVATVYLVWLAWKLATAGGVQDQQVARPMGFWAAAAFQWVNPKAWVMAVGACSTYVLHGNLWLNVLLLAGIFGVVNLPSVAMWALCGSALRRWLARPKVLRVFNIGMAVLLLASLWPILGS, encoded by the coding sequence ATGGAAGTGTCCCAACTCGCCGCCGGCACCGGTGTCTTTGCCGCCTTTGCCGGCTTTGCCCTGGTGTCGTCGATCACCCCCGGTCCGAACAACACGATGCTGCTCGCGTCGGGCGTGAACTTTGGCTTCCTGCGCACCGTGCCGCACCTGCTGGGCGTCAGCATCGGTTTCGCGCTGATGGTGGGGCTGGTCGGGCTGGGCCTGGGGTCGCTGTTCCACGCGTTCCCGTGGACCTGGCAGGTGCTGCGCGTGGTGGCGACGGTCTACCTGGTCTGGCTGGCCTGGAAGCTGGCCACGGCCGGCGGCGTGCAGGACCAGCAGGTGGCGCGGCCGATGGGCTTCTGGGCCGCCGCGGCGTTCCAGTGGGTCAATCCCAAGGCCTGGGTGATGGCGGTCGGCGCGTGCAGCACCTATGTGCTGCACGGCAACCTGTGGCTCAACGTGCTGCTGCTGGCGGGGATCTTCGGGGTGGTGAACCTGCCCAGCGTGGCGATGTGGGCGTTGTGCGGCTCGGCGCTGCGGCGCTGGCTGGCGCGGCCGAAGGTGCTGCGGGTGTTCAATATCGGGATGGCGGTGCTGCTGCTGGCGTCGCTGTGGCCGATTCTGGGGTCCTGA
- a CDS encoding LysE family translocator, with protein sequence MDMAFDLARGALPWQQFAMVAGAHALALLSPGPDFFLVVRSALLHGPRRAGAVCLGIALGNGVFIGLALAGVAAMRDSPQLFAALQWAGCAYLAWLGWRLLNACGELSMPAADAAARPAPAAWLAQLASGFLSAVLNPKNGLFYASLFSVLAASRTPPAVQLAYGFWMFAVVLGWDLLVAYGIGHPAMAARFGRSVRWVERLTGVVLWLLALGIAWHALR encoded by the coding sequence ATGGACATGGCTTTCGATCTCGCCCGCGGGGCATTGCCTTGGCAGCAATTTGCCATGGTGGCCGGCGCGCATGCGCTGGCGCTGCTCAGCCCCGGGCCGGATTTCTTCCTGGTGGTGCGCAGCGCGCTGCTGCACGGGCCGCGGCGCGCCGGCGCCGTGTGCCTGGGCATCGCGCTGGGCAATGGTGTCTTTATCGGCCTGGCGCTGGCCGGCGTCGCCGCTATGCGTGATTCGCCGCAACTGTTCGCGGCGTTGCAGTGGGCCGGCTGTGCCTACCTGGCGTGGCTGGGCTGGCGCCTGCTGAACGCCTGCGGCGAACTGTCGATGCCGGCGGCGGATGCTGCCGCCAGGCCCGCGCCCGCCGCCTGGCTGGCCCAGCTCGCCAGCGGCTTCCTGTCCGCCGTGCTGAACCCGAAGAACGGGCTGTTCTACGCCAGCCTGTTCTCGGTGCTGGCCGCCAGCCGCACGCCGCCGGCGGTGCAACTGGCCTACGGATTCTGGATGTTCGCCGTCGTGCTCGGCTGGGACCTGCTGGTGGCCTACGGCATCGGGCATCCGGCGATGGCCGCGCGCTTCGGGCGGTCGGTGCGGTGGGTCGAGCGCCTGACCGGGGTTGTCCTCTGGCTGCTGGCGCTGGGCATCGCCTGGCATGCGCTACGGTGA
- a CDS encoding AraC family transcriptional regulator, with product MVARTAVPQRGVSRPAAKPGAPAAPAASRWWADPALPFAESRRASHSSASYLPHSHPTLSIGAVDGGTSRFACGDESAVLGAGAVVVIPAHQVHACNPVPDGCWSYQMLHFDPAWVAAVLDEDSAARARLPARVMTSPAVYELVCGLNRALFSPADSVEKEAALVAFIGDLHAAIDNGASTRTLPVPASVSARVAQLCELLRERHAERLPLAELARACGLSRYHLVRAFRAETGMTPHAYQLDLRIQHGRRLLRQGAALAEVALALGFADQSHFQRAFKQRVAMTPRGYQRAA from the coding sequence ATGGTTGCGCGAACGGCCGTACCGCAGCGCGGCGTGAGCCGCCCCGCAGCCAAGCCGGGGGCACCGGCCGCACCGGCCGCCAGCCGCTGGTGGGCGGATCCCGCGCTGCCCTTTGCCGAAAGCCGGCGCGCCAGCCACAGCAGCGCCAGCTACCTGCCGCATAGCCATCCCACCCTGTCGATCGGCGCCGTCGACGGCGGCACCAGCCGCTTTGCCTGCGGCGATGAAAGCGCCGTGCTCGGAGCGGGCGCGGTGGTGGTGATCCCGGCGCACCAGGTCCATGCCTGCAATCCCGTGCCGGACGGGTGCTGGAGCTACCAGATGCTGCATTTCGACCCGGCCTGGGTCGCGGCCGTGCTCGACGAGGACAGCGCGGCGCGGGCCCGGCTGCCGGCACGCGTGATGACGTCGCCGGCGGTCTACGAGCTGGTCTGCGGGTTGAACCGCGCGTTGTTCTCGCCCGCTGACAGCGTCGAGAAAGAGGCCGCGCTGGTGGCCTTCATCGGCGACCTGCATGCCGCCATCGATAACGGCGCAAGCACCCGCACACTGCCGGTGCCGGCCTCCGTCTCCGCCCGCGTGGCGCAATTGTGCGAGCTGCTGCGCGAGCGCCATGCCGAGCGGCTGCCGCTGGCCGAGCTGGCGCGCGCCTGCGGCCTGAGCCGTTACCACCTGGTGCGGGCCTTCCGCGCCGAAACCGGCATGACACCGCACGCCTACCAGCTCGACCTGCGCATCCAGCATGGGCGCCGCCTGCTGCGGCAGGGCGCGGCGCTGGCCGAGGTCGCCCTGGCGCTGGGCTTTGCCGACCAGAGCCATTTCCAGCGCGCCTTCAAGCAGCGCGTGGCCATGACACCGCGCGGGTACCAACGCGCCGCCTGA
- a CDS encoding 2OG-Fe(II) oxygenase, with amino-acid sequence MIREASVAGGKAGYTESSPELEQWLARHIAQGFAADALVLSMLRSGYDDAFARRSVAAAFAQDNGDAAPARPAQAEAAATGTPAVYAADGGDRRVPVLFRLASPQVQLFQQLLSDDECDALVALSRGRLARSPVVNPDTGDENLIDARTSMGAMFQVAEHALIARIEARIAAVTGVPAEHGEGLQILNYKPGGEYQPHFDYFNPQRPGEARQLSVGGQRIATLVIYLNTPEAGGATAFPRVGLEVAPVKGNAVYFSYLLPDGTLDDRTLHAGLPVAAGEKWIATKWLRERPYRSAA; translated from the coding sequence ATGATCCGCGAAGCATCCGTTGCCGGCGGCAAGGCCGGCTACACCGAATCCTCGCCCGAACTCGAACAATGGCTGGCCCGCCATATCGCCCAGGGCTTTGCCGCCGATGCGCTGGTGCTGTCGATGCTGCGCTCGGGCTACGACGACGCCTTCGCGCGCCGGTCGGTGGCTGCGGCGTTTGCCCAGGACAACGGCGACGCGGCGCCGGCACGGCCCGCGCAAGCTGAAGCCGCAGCGACCGGCACGCCTGCGGTCTATGCCGCCGATGGCGGCGACCGCCGGGTACCCGTCCTGTTCCGGCTGGCGTCGCCGCAGGTGCAGCTGTTCCAGCAACTGCTGAGCGACGACGAGTGCGATGCGCTGGTGGCGCTGTCGCGCGGCCGGCTGGCGCGCTCGCCGGTGGTCAATCCCGACACCGGCGACGAGAACCTGATTGACGCCCGCACCAGCATGGGGGCGATGTTCCAGGTGGCCGAGCACGCCCTGATCGCGCGCATCGAGGCCCGCATCGCCGCGGTCACCGGGGTGCCGGCCGAGCATGGCGAAGGGCTGCAGATCCTCAACTACAAGCCGGGCGGCGAGTACCAGCCGCACTTCGACTACTTCAACCCGCAGCGTCCCGGCGAGGCGCGGCAGCTGTCCGTCGGCGGGCAGCGCATCGCCACGCTGGTGATCTACCTGAACACGCCCGAGGCGGGCGGCGCCACCGCGTTCCCGCGCGTGGGCCTGGAGGTGGCGCCGGTCAAGGGCAACGCGGTCTACTTCAGCTACCTGCTGCCCGACGGCACGCTCGACGACCGCACCCTGCATGCCGGCCTGCCGGTGGCCGCCGGCGAAAAGTGGATCGCCACCAAATGGTTGCGCGAACGGCCGTACCGCAGCGCGGCGTGA
- a CDS encoding lytic transglycosylase domain-containing protein has translation MRAVRGMNAAAAAARRLAGALLVTLLALAATAAHAGAQKEEDLADSVRGALAAAIADDRPLRPVFASGGERLAYLKWLGEMSARLAARIPEPQVRVELIEVAYYEAKRAGLEPALVLGLIQVESNFRKYAISSAGARGLMQVMPFWVRTIGDSDARKLFHLQSNLRYGCTILRFYLDREQGDLYLALGRYNGSRGRPEYPNAVLAAWKRWQYSEATVTVAGDAEIAPSRPRAPVAEPPARNPFSSQRVAANPS, from the coding sequence ATGCGCGCCGTCCGCGGCATGAACGCCGCAGCTGCCGCCGCCCGCCGCCTGGCGGGCGCGCTGCTGGTAACGCTGCTGGCCCTGGCGGCCACGGCGGCGCACGCCGGCGCGCAGAAGGAAGAAGACCTGGCCGATTCCGTGCGCGGCGCGCTGGCCGCGGCGATTGCCGATGACCGGCCGTTGCGGCCGGTGTTCGCGTCCGGCGGCGAGCGCCTGGCCTACCTGAAGTGGCTGGGCGAGATGTCGGCGCGGCTGGCCGCGCGCATCCCCGAGCCGCAGGTGCGGGTCGAGCTGATCGAGGTGGCCTACTACGAGGCCAAGCGCGCCGGCCTGGAGCCGGCGCTGGTGCTGGGCCTGATCCAGGTCGAAAGCAACTTCCGCAAGTACGCGATCAGTTCGGCCGGCGCGCGCGGGCTGATGCAGGTGATGCCGTTCTGGGTGCGCACCATCGGCGACAGCGACGCGCGCAAGCTGTTCCACCTGCAAAGCAACCTGCGCTACGGCTGCACCATCCTGCGCTTTTACCTGGACCGCGAGCAGGGCGACCTGTACCTGGCGCTGGGCCGCTACAACGGCAGCCGCGGCCGCCCGGAATATCCCAACGCGGTGCTGGCGGCGTGGAAGCGCTGGCAGTATTCCGAAGCCACCGTCACCGTGGCCGGCGATGCCGAGATTGCGCCGTCGCGCCCGCGCGCGCCGGTGGCGGAGCCGCCGGCACGCAACCCGTTCTCGTCGCAGCGCGTCGCAGCCAATCCGTCATGA